The following are from one region of the Gossypium hirsutum isolate 1008001.06 chromosome D03, Gossypium_hirsutum_v2.1, whole genome shotgun sequence genome:
- the LOC107950833 gene encoding protein SOB FIVE-LIKE 2, with amino-acid sequence MEPSNIFGGAEECHSSESGWTMYIGDAAADDDGDAGTDADDYDDDDDGDRFDGADESQTDANHEAETDDSMASDASSGPSHRLEQEVEGEEEGRHCYSDKKARKSSVGSKQKPETKKKQDKEEMRRLKTKESSTQSPSGSRKNIWFGKRK; translated from the coding sequence ATGGAGCCTTCCAATATCTTCGGAGGCGCCGAAGAATGCCACAGCAGCGAATCAGGGTGGACAATGTACATTGGTGACGCCGCAGCCGACGATGACGGCGACGCAGGCACTGATGCTGACGACTACGACGACGACGATGATGGTGATCGTTTCGACGGTGCTGACGAAAGCCAAACAGATGCCAACCATGAAGCCGAAACTGACGACTCTATGGCCTCCGATGCTTCTTCGGGTCCAAGCCATCGTTTGGAGCAGGAGGTGGAGGGTGAGGAAGAGGGCCGCCATTGTTATTCAGACAAGAAAGCTAGGAAATCATCAGTGGGCAGCAAACAAAAGCCTGAAACGAAAAAGAAACAAGACAAGGAAGAGATGAGGAGGTTGAAGACAAAAGAATCTAGCACTCAATCTCCAAGTGGTTCCAGGAAAAACATCTGGTTCGGTAAAAGAAAGTAG